One Eurosta solidaginis isolate ZX-2024a chromosome 5, ASM4086904v1, whole genome shotgun sequence DNA segment encodes these proteins:
- the LOC137251625 gene encoding uncharacterized protein has translation MMESKPDIANGFHQRPKEDVQAFWEEVESNLNALGPPSKDSNAWRKVWIDWKCYIKRKLTSNKKEMMSTGGGQCRLQRISPLEEKIVRLTGLERCTSGIRNAYDYGDSTQAADTFRRCTLNQQS, from the exons ATGATGGAGAGTAAGCCAGATATAGCCAACGGTTTCCACCAGCGTCCGAAGGAAGATGTGCAGGCTTTTTGGGAAGAGGTAGAATCTAATTTAAATGCACTTGGTCCACCATCAAAAGACTCTAATGCATGGAGAAAG GTTTGGATTGACTGGAAGTGCTATATCAAACGCAAACTGACTAGCAATAAGAAGGAAATGATGAGCACAGGGGGAGGGCAATGTCGTTTACAACGTATAAGTCCACTTGAGGAGAAAATTGTGCGTTTAACGGGGTTGGAGAGGTGTACAAGTGGAATAAGGAATGCCTACGATTATGGCGATAGTACACAAGCCGCAGACACATTCAGACGATGTACCTTGAACCAGCAGAGCTAG